The genomic interval TCTCGGAGAGCCCGAAGGCGAGGTGGAGCGTGTTTGCGGGAGCGGGGATGTCGTCGGTGTAGCGCGCGGTGCCCGCCACGTGGAGGAGGGCCGCATCGTGGGGCAGGGGCTTGGCGACTGTCATGCCCGCACCTGCCGGATATCAAGGAGCTCGCCGTCATCGGACATGACCGCGCGCAGTGCCATGTTCTGCGCGGTCTTGAGGCGGTAGGCGGCCGAGGCGCGCATGTCCGAGAGTGGCTGGTAGTCCTCGGCGAGGGCGTGCAGCGCGGCCTCCACCGCGGCGCGGGTCCAGGGCTTGCCGTCGATGGCGGCTTCGAAACAGGCGGCGCGTTTGGGCGTGCCCGCCATGCCGCCGAAGGCCACGCGCGGGGCGCGGGCGATACCGTCCTCGTCCACCGGCACGTAGAAGGCACCGCACACGGCGGAGATATCCTGGTCGACGCGCTTCGAGAGCTTGTAGACGCGGAGCCTGTCGGGGCGCTTGGGCACGCTCACGGCTTCGACGAACTCGCCCTCGGCGCGGTCCTGCTTGCCATAGTCCAGGAAGAAATCCTCCAGCGGCATCTCGCGGCGGGCCTCACCGCGCCGCAAGTGCAGCGTCGCCCCGAGCGCGATGAGCGCGGGCGGGCTGTCGCCGATGGGGGAGCCGTTGGCGATATTGCCCCCGATGGTGGCGGCGTTGCGCACCTGGGTGGAGCCGTAGCGGCGGAACATCTCGTGAAGCTCGGCGTAAGGCAGCGCCTCCATGGCGCGGCTGATCGTGACGGCCGCGCCGAGGCGGATGTGGCTCTCGGTCTCCTCGACTTGCTTGAGGTCCGCGCAGGCATGGAGGAAGGCCATCGGCCCGAGTTCGGCGAAGTGCTTCGTCACCCAGAGCCCGACATCCGTCGCGCCCGCGACGATGGTGCCCTGCGGGTGCTCGAGCGCCCAGGCGGCGAGCTCGTCGCTGCTTGTGGGCATGGCATGGGGGCCAGCTTCCACACTCCCGAAGCTCTTCGAGAAAGATGAAGGTGGAGTGTCGCGCATGTGGTCGGGCACGGGGGCGGGCTCGGCATCGCGGGCGGCGCGGTGGATGGGCGCGTAGCCGGTGCAACGGCAGAGGTTGCCGGCGAGCGTCGTGTCGTGGTCGGTCGATCCGTTCAGGTGATCGCAGGCCATAGAGACGATGAAGCCCGGCGTGCAGAAGCCGCATTGCGAGCCGTGGCAGGACACCATGGCCTCCTGCACGGGATGGGCTGTGCCGTCGGGGGCGGCGATGCCTTCCACGGTGCGCACGGCCTTGCCGTGAAGCTGCGGCAGGAAAAGGATGCAGGCATTGAGCGTCTTCGCGCCCTCTTCGTCGGTGACCATGACCGTGCAGGCGCCGCAATCGCCCTCGTTGCAGCCCTCCTTGGTGCCGGTGAGGCCGCGTTTGTCGCGCAGCCAGTCGAGCACGGTGCGCGTCGGCGCTTCGTCAGAAATGGTCACGTCGTCGCCGTTCAGGCGGAAAGTGATCTCCATGGGTGCCAAAAGCCGCGGTACCTAGGTGGCGGGGGGACCGGCTCTCGATGCGGCGTAGAGAGCGCGCCCGTTTGAATAGTTCATAGCGGGCGCACGGGAATTGCAAGGGATTTGGGCAGGTTGCGTCAGAGCGTGGCAGCCAGATTGCCCAATTGCTCAGCGGTTTGGGCCCATCCGTCGTGAGAGCCCATCGCTTCGTGGGCAGCGCGCCCGGCCGCGTCGGCATGTATCACTTCGGCGCGGTAGCGTGTGCCCTCCGCCGGGGCTTCCAAAGGCGCAAGCGTTATGATCGCGGTGAAATGAAATGCGCCCTCGGCGGGAGCGGGATTGGGCGCAAAGCCCGGGCCCAGCGCCGAGGTCCAGGTCAGGCGTTTCTCCGGCACGGCCTCGAGAACGCAGCCCGCCACCCCCTCGATATCGCCCACGTCGGGGACGTCCATGACGAGGTGGAAGGCCCCGCCGGGCCGGGCTTCCACATCGACATGGGTCACGGTGACGGGCGCGGGAGCAAACCAGCGGGCGATGAGCGCCGGTTCGGTCATGCACCGCCAGACGTGGCCTGGCGGTGCCTTGAGCGTCCGTTGCACGGTCAAGGTGTGCATCAGGCCGGCGCGGTCTGCGCGGCGGCGAGCTTTTCGAGCTGCGCCAATCCGCCCTCCCAGCCGCCCTGCACCTCGCCGATCATGCTCTCATCGCCGAAGGCCGAGACGGCCACGGTGACATGGAGGTCACAGCCTTCGCCCTTGGGGGTGAGGGCGTAGGTGACTAGGCTCGTGAAGTGGCTTTCGCCGCCGATGACCAGCGTCTCGGAATAGCATGCGCCTTCGTCTTCCATGAGCTTGTACCAGCGGGTGTCGATGGTGAATTCAGGGTTGTCGACGGGCCCGCAATGGTGGCGTTCGAAACCGCCCTCACGCAGGTCCGAAATCTCCATCTTGAGGACCATGTCCTCGCTGGGCGCGCCCCAGGCCTCCCGCATGTTGCCGTCCGTGAGGAGGTGCCAGAGGCGGGAAGGCGAGACCGTGAAACTGCGGTCGAAGCTCAGCTCTGCGGTGTGAAGTGTCATGGCTTGGGTCCTTTCGATGGGAATGAAGGTCAGTGTGTGTCGGAGAGTTTCGCGGCCAGCCGTTCGAGCCGGTCGAGGCGGCCCTCCCAAAGGTTACGCTGTTTCGAAATCCAGGCCTCGGCGGCCGCCAGCGGGCCCGCCTCGATATGGACAGTGCGAACGCGGCCTTTTTTCTCGCTTCTGACGAGACCGGCGGCTTCCAGCTTGGAGAGGTGTTTCATAAATGTGGGGAGCGCGATGTCGTGGGGCGCGTGAAGCTCCGTCACCGGCGCCGGGCCCTCGGTGAGCCGTTCGATCACGGCGCGGCGCGTGGGGTCGGAAAGGGCGGAGAAGAAGGTATCTAGATTATTAGCCATATGGC from Pseudomonadota bacterium carries:
- the xdhA gene encoding xanthine dehydrogenase small subunit, producing MEITFRLNGDDVTISDEAPTRTVLDWLRDKRGLTGTKEGCNEGDCGACTVMVTDEEGAKTLNACILFLPQLHGKAVRTVEGIAAPDGTAHPVQEAMVSCHGSQCGFCTPGFIVSMACDHLNGSTDHDTTLAGNLCRCTGYAPIHRAARDAEPAPVPDHMRDTPPSSFSKSFGSVEAGPHAMPTSSDELAAWALEHPQGTIVAGATDVGLWVTKHFAELGPMAFLHACADLKQVEETESHIRLGAAVTISRAMEALPYAELHEMFRRYGSTQVRNAATIGGNIANGSPIGDSPPALIALGATLHLRRGEARREMPLEDFFLDYGKQDRAEGEFVEAVSVPKRPDRLRVYKLSKRVDQDISAVCGAFYVPVDEDGIARAPRVAFGGMAGTPKRAACFEAAIDGKPWTRAAVEAALHALAEDYQPLSDMRASAAYRLKTAQNMALRAVMSDDGELLDIRQVRA
- a CDS encoding SRPBCC domain-containing protein, translated to MHTLTVQRTLKAPPGHVWRCMTEPALIARWFAPAPVTVTHVDVEARPGGAFHLVMDVPDVGDIEGVAGCVLEAVPEKRLTWTSALGPGFAPNPAPAEGAFHFTAIITLAPLEAPAEGTRYRAEVIHADAAGRAAHEAMGSHDGWAQTAEQLGNLAATL
- a CDS encoding SRPBCC domain-containing protein, which produces MTLHTAELSFDRSFTVSPSRLWHLLTDGNMREAWGAPSEDMVLKMEISDLREGGFERHHCGPVDNPEFTIDTRWYKLMEDEGACYSETLVIGGESHFTSLVTYALTPKGEGCDLHVTVAVSAFGDESMIGEVQGGWEGGLAQLEKLAAAQTAPA
- a CDS encoding metalloregulator ArsR/SmtB family transcription factor, giving the protein MANNLDTFFSALSDPTRRAVIERLTEGPAPVTELHAPHDIALPTFMKHLSKLEAAGLVRSEKKGRVRTVHIEAGPLAAAEAWISKQRNLWEGRLDRLERLAAKLSDTH